DNA from Methylobacterium currus:
ATCAGCCCGATGGCGAGGCCCGCCACCACCAAAGCGATCGCGATCAGCGCCAGCGCTCCGACGAGCAGGCGCCGGCGCAAGGAGCCGATCTGGCCCAAGCCCGATCCTGAGCCCGAGCCCGATCCTGAGCCCATGCCCGAGCCCGTCACGAGGCGTCGCCGGCGGTGAGCCGGTAGCCGTGGCCGCGCACGGTCTCGATCCGGGCCGGGGCGATCTTGCGGCGCAGCCGCGTGATGATGACCTCGACCGAGTTCGAATCGACCTCGGCGTCGCCCTCGTAGACCCGCTCCAGCAGCTCGCCCCGCGGCACCACCCCGTCCCGGCGCAGGATCAGGCACGAGAGCACCCGCCATTCGAGCCCGGTGAGCTTCAGCGGCAGCCCGTCGCGCGAGAAGGCGCCGAGGCCCGGATCGAAGCTGACCGGACCGCAGGCGACGGTCGTCGCCCCGTGGGCGGCGGCGCGGCGCACCAGGGCGCGCAGGCGGATCACCAGTTCCTCGACCCGGAACGGCTTCACCAGGTAGTCGTCGGCCCCGGCCTTGAAGCCCGCCACCTTGTCGCTCCAGGCGTCCCGCGCGGTGAGGATCAGCACTGGCAGGGTGCGGCCGGCCGCGCGCCAGCCCTGCAGCACCATGATCCCGTCGCGCTTCGGCAGGCCGAGATCGAGCACGGCCGCGTCATAGGTCTCGGTGTCGCCGAGATGCGCGCCGTCCTCGCCGTTGCGGGCGTGGTCGACGGCGCAGTTCTCGGCGCGCAGGACCCGCAGGATCTCGACTGCCAAGGCCGCGTCGTCCTCGACGAGCAGGAGCTTCATAGGGCGTGCCGACCGGATGTCCAAAGTGGATTTTCGCCGTAGTCCCGGCGGTTTAACCGAACCTGAACGGCCGGGTTCAGGCCCGGTTCCCGGGGCCTGACGTAGAAGCAGCGCCGACCCGGACAGGGCCTCGACAGACAGGGAACACGGACATGACCGACCACACCACCATCGAGGGCAAGGCCGTCGAGATCGAGACCGCCGCGACCGAGAACCCGAAGACCGAGGCGCCCGCGGCCTCCCCGCGCCCGCGGCCTCGCCGCGGCCTCCTCGTCGGCGCCGTCGCGGTGCCGCTGGCGCTCGGCGCCGTCGGGCTCTCCCTCGCCCAGCCGGCCGGGACGCCGCTCACTCCCGTCGCCCCGGTCGCGGTGAACACGCTCCAGCCCTCCGGCGCCACCGCCGCCAAGGGCGAGGTCGCCGAGATCTTTGGCAGCAAGTTCATCCTCCAGGACGGCACCGGCCGGGCGCTGGTCGAGACCGGCCGGGCCGGGGAGGGCGGCACGCTGGTCGCCAAGGGC
Protein-coding regions in this window:
- a CDS encoding DNA-binding protein → MTDHTTIEGKAVEIETAATENPKTEAPAASPRPRPRRGLLVGAVAVPLALGAVGLSLAQPAGTPLTPVAPVAVNTLQPSGATAAKGEVAEIFGSKFILQDGTGRALVETGRAGEGGTLVAKGESVTVQGRFENGFLHATVLTRADGRVEPMRPIGPPPGGLDWARNKVGLGPNVDVPALTKAVTDAGYSDVRVAGRGPRHLDVAAKGQDGKERMLHVGFDGQIREKRVF
- a CDS encoding response regulator transcription factor, producing the protein MKLLLVEDDAALAVEILRVLRAENCAVDHARNGEDGAHLGDTETYDAAVLDLGLPKRDGIMVLQGWRAAGRTLPVLILTARDAWSDKVAGFKAGADDYLVKPFRVEELVIRLRALVRRAAAHGATTVACGPVSFDPGLGAFSRDGLPLKLTGLEWRVLSCLILRRDGVVPRGELLERVYEGDAEVDSNSVEVIITRLRRKIAPARIETVRGHGYRLTAGDAS